The Candidatus Koribacter versatilis Ellin345 genome has a segment encoding these proteins:
- a CDS encoding AbrB/MazE/SpoVT family DNA-binding domain-containing protein, which translates to MKTRYIQIGPKGQIVIPAKLREELELEAGTKLSVQRDGQMLILCPITPAFIRSLVGITQGLGELREKCHKDDKDR; encoded by the coding sequence ATGAAGACTCGATACATTCAAATCGGCCCCAAGGGCCAGATCGTCATCCCGGCCAAACTACGCGAAGAGCTTGAGCTGGAAGCCGGCACCAAATTGTCAGTGCAACGCGACGGTCAAATGCTTATTCTCTGCCCCATCACGCCCGCGTTTATCCGGAGCCTCGTTGGCATAACGCAGGGCCTTGGTGAATTGCGTGAGAAGTGTCACAAAGACGACAAGGATCGATAG
- a CDS encoding type IV pilus twitching motility protein PilT has product MHIDDLLRIAMERKASDLHLKVGNYPHIRIDGELVPLTDQPRISAEDMLNMAFSMMSNRQKQKFKENAELDMAYGVAGLGRFRVNVFQQRGNVGVVLRVIPTKIRSLDELYLPRIIEGICDEQRGLVLVTGVTGSGKSTTLAAMIDRINSTRPEHIITIEDPIEFLHRDKKGFVNQREVEVDTPSFASALRASLRQDPDVILVGEMRDLETIQTALHAAETGHMVFSTLHTLDAVETINRIISVFPPPEQKQIRLQLAATMRAIISQRLMRRADGAGRVPAAEVLISTAYIREAIIVPEKTRSIREALAAGTSQYGMQTFDQSLYDLYTQGLITYDTALENASNPDDFKLRVQGISGTAEAAREEMQQHGFTTGFGGGQGPGR; this is encoded by the coding sequence ATGCATATTGATGACCTGCTTCGTATTGCGATGGAGCGAAAGGCTTCCGACTTACACCTCAAGGTCGGCAACTATCCGCACATCCGCATCGATGGCGAGCTGGTCCCCCTCACCGATCAACCGCGTATCTCCGCCGAAGACATGCTGAATATGGCGTTCAGCATGATGTCGAACCGGCAGAAGCAAAAGTTCAAGGAGAACGCCGAACTCGATATGGCCTACGGTGTGGCCGGCCTCGGACGCTTCCGTGTGAACGTCTTCCAGCAGCGCGGCAATGTCGGCGTGGTACTGCGCGTGATTCCGACGAAGATCCGCAGCCTCGACGAGCTTTACCTGCCTCGCATTATCGAAGGAATTTGCGACGAGCAGCGTGGATTGGTGCTGGTAACGGGCGTCACTGGTTCCGGTAAGTCGACGACCCTGGCCGCCATGATCGACCGAATCAACTCGACGCGGCCGGAACACATCATCACGATTGAGGACCCGATCGAATTTCTGCATCGCGATAAGAAGGGGTTCGTCAACCAGCGCGAAGTGGAAGTGGATACGCCGAGTTTCGCGTCGGCGCTGCGCGCCAGCTTGCGTCAGGATCCTGACGTGATTCTCGTCGGCGAAATGCGCGACCTGGAAACGATCCAGACTGCACTGCACGCGGCTGAAACCGGTCACATGGTGTTCAGCACGTTGCATACGCTAGACGCGGTGGAAACCATTAACCGTATTATTTCGGTCTTCCCGCCGCCGGAACAGAAACAGATTCGTTTGCAATTAGCGGCGACGATGCGCGCGATCATCAGCCAACGCCTGATGCGCCGCGCCGATGGTGCGGGCCGAGTGCCTGCGGCCGAAGTGCTTATCTCTACGGCTTATATCCGCGAAGCGATCATCGTTCCGGAAAAGACACGCAGCATCCGCGAAGCACTGGCGGCCGGCACTTCGCAGTACGGCATGCAGACCTTCGACCAGTCGCTCTACGACCTCTACACACAGGGCCTGATCACCTACGACACCGCGCTCGAAAACGCGTCGAACCCCGACGACTTCAAGCTGCGGGTTCAGGGTATTTCGGGTACGGCAGAAGCCGCTCGAGAAGAGATGCAGCAGCACGGATTCACCACCGGATTCGGCGGCGGGCAGGGCCCGGGACGATAA
- a CDS encoding VWA domain-containing protein — protein sequence MRFTRLLTTLVTALFLSCSLAAFAQSQQPLPDGPVPQQNVPPEPTPVPPPAETPKSAPTPTSTKPVDQSEPVYAPGVQPSQTTPIQTVPQGQAPNTPGSGSDELAYRISVEVNFVPVPVTVKDDDGHLVQGLLRRDFAVFENGVEQNISFFSSDPFPLSAAVVLDLGMPDSTVRKVKETLSALDGAFGPYDEVSVFTYGNTVHKEQDFTNSDVLMRTLKFLRIAARGENTGVPVTSGPMASGPTINGKPAIEGTPHVQSVQQPSRVMNDAILMAANDLAQRAPNHRKVIFVISDGAEKGSHSSYSDVMRVLLSKEVAVYGIGVGSASAPVYGQANRIHIPGLGTGNILYRYANATGGDVFSEAGRDAIESAYQQVTLQARNQYTLGYNTRVSPVSTRRNIEVRVHRPGLKVFAKESYYPLPPAPQKPGAPATQQPPPAQQSPTQ from the coding sequence ATGCGATTCACAAGACTTCTTACCACCTTGGTGACTGCTCTCTTCCTGTCGTGCTCTTTGGCCGCCTTCGCGCAATCGCAACAGCCCTTGCCTGACGGCCCGGTCCCGCAACAAAACGTTCCACCCGAGCCGACACCTGTTCCGCCTCCTGCAGAAACGCCGAAGAGTGCTCCTACTCCCACTTCGACGAAACCCGTGGACCAAAGTGAGCCCGTATACGCCCCTGGCGTGCAGCCAAGCCAGACGACCCCGATTCAAACCGTCCCACAAGGCCAGGCTCCGAACACTCCCGGCAGCGGCAGTGACGAACTCGCTTATCGCATCTCCGTCGAAGTCAACTTCGTCCCTGTGCCGGTTACCGTGAAAGACGACGATGGCCACCTCGTCCAGGGCCTGCTCCGGCGCGACTTCGCAGTCTTCGAAAACGGTGTTGAACAGAACATCTCATTCTTCAGCAGCGACCCGTTCCCGCTCTCCGCAGCCGTCGTCCTCGACCTCGGCATGCCCGACAGTACGGTGCGTAAGGTGAAAGAAACTCTCAGCGCTCTCGACGGCGCTTTCGGCCCCTACGACGAAGTCTCGGTCTTCACTTACGGCAACACCGTCCACAAAGAACAGGACTTCACCAACTCTGATGTCCTGATGCGCACCCTCAAGTTCCTACGCATCGCGGCCCGCGGCGAGAACACCGGTGTCCCGGTCACCAGCGGCCCAATGGCCTCCGGCCCTACCATCAACGGTAAGCCTGCGATCGAAGGTACTCCCCACGTCCAGTCCGTGCAGCAGCCGTCGCGTGTGATGAACGACGCCATTCTCATGGCTGCCAACGACCTCGCGCAGCGTGCGCCGAACCACCGCAAGGTGATCTTCGTCATCAGCGATGGCGCCGAGAAGGGAAGCCACTCCAGCTATAGCGACGTCATGCGCGTGCTCCTGTCCAAGGAGGTCGCGGTATACGGTATCGGCGTCGGTTCGGCCTCCGCTCCGGTCTACGGACAAGCCAATCGCATTCACATTCCCGGACTGGGCACCGGCAATATCCTCTATCGCTACGCCAACGCAACCGGCGGCGACGTCTTCAGCGAGGCCGGACGCGACGCAATCGAGTCCGCCTACCAGCAGGTCACGCTGCAGGCCCGCAACCAATACACTCTGGGCTACAACACGCGCGTTTCGCCGGTTAGCACCAGGCGCAACATCGAGGTACGGGTGCATCGCCCCGGCCTGAAGGTTTTCGCCAAGGAGAGCTACTACCCACTGCCGCCGGCACCGCAAAAGCCGGGTGCTCCCGCGACGCAGCAACCACCACCCGCGCAGCAATCGCCAACGCAATAG
- a CDS encoding DNA-3-methyladenine glycosylase family protein: protein MSDRHEKAIAHLSKVDKKLAKLIAKCPPCAIKPNYMQNVFEALMESIVYQQLSGKAAATILNRVKALYFPPDTPTHDTRHGKALPFPTPEQLLATPDETLRSAGLSGNKTKSVKDLAAKTIDGTVPDIATMKKMSDDEIINHLTQVRGIGRWTVEMILLFNLFRKDVWPVDDLGVRKGYGYLHGIEMPKPKELMALGEVYKPYRSVAAWYMWRACETCKPAAEERAKAKTPAKKKMAAKSKSPRRAARSSQ from the coding sequence ATGAGCGACCGTCACGAGAAAGCCATCGCACACCTGTCGAAGGTGGACAAGAAACTGGCGAAGCTGATCGCCAAGTGTCCGCCGTGCGCGATCAAGCCGAATTACATGCAAAACGTCTTCGAGGCGCTGATGGAGTCGATCGTGTATCAGCAGCTCTCGGGCAAAGCGGCGGCAACGATTCTGAATCGCGTGAAGGCACTTTACTTTCCACCGGACACGCCGACGCATGACACGCGTCATGGTAAAGCGCTTCCCTTCCCCACGCCGGAGCAACTGCTGGCGACACCGGATGAGACGCTGCGCTCGGCGGGACTTTCAGGGAACAAAACGAAATCGGTCAAAGATCTGGCGGCGAAGACGATCGATGGGACGGTGCCGGACATCGCGACGATGAAGAAGATGAGCGATGACGAAATCATCAATCACCTGACGCAGGTGCGCGGGATCGGGCGCTGGACGGTGGAGATGATCCTGCTGTTCAACCTCTTCCGCAAAGATGTGTGGCCGGTTGACGATCTCGGCGTGCGCAAGGGATATGGGTATTTGCACGGGATCGAGATGCCGAAGCCGAAAGAGTTGATGGCGCTCGGTGAGGTGTACAAGCCGTATCGCAGCGTGGCGGCCTGGTACATGTGGCGAGCTTGCGAGACATGCAAGCCGGCGGCAGAAGAAAGAGCGAAGGCAAAGACTCCGGCGAAAAAGAAGATGGCCGCGAAGAGCAAATCTCCTCGCCGCGCTGCGCGCTCCTCGCAATGA
- a CDS encoding GTP-binding protein, which translates to MSFINFAAREINCKIVYYGPGLGGKTTNLQIVYEKTADKSKGKMISLATETDRTLFFDFLPLDLGTVRGFKTRFHLYTVPGQVFYDASRKLILRGVDGVVFVADSQEERMDANIEALDNLMENLQEHGYDFKAIPYVLQLNKRDLPNVLPIDALKKELMKRNEPVYEAVAYQGTGVFETLKEVARQVLLELKRG; encoded by the coding sequence TTGAGCTTCATAAATTTCGCCGCCCGCGAGATCAACTGCAAGATCGTCTACTATGGCCCCGGCCTTGGTGGCAAAACCACCAATTTGCAGATTGTGTACGAAAAAACGGCCGACAAATCCAAAGGCAAGATGATTTCGCTCGCCACGGAAACCGACCGTACCCTGTTCTTCGACTTCCTGCCGCTTGATCTCGGTACCGTCCGCGGCTTTAAGACCCGCTTCCACCTCTATACCGTTCCGGGCCAGGTTTTCTACGACGCCAGCCGTAAGCTCATCCTGCGCGGTGTCGACGGCGTCGTCTTCGTCGCCGATTCCCAGGAAGAACGTATGGACGCCAATATCGAAGCGCTCGACAACCTGATGGAGAACCTCCAGGAACACGGCTACGACTTCAAGGCCATCCCCTACGTCCTCCAGCTCAATAAGCGCGACCTTCCCAACGTGCTCCCGATCGACGCCCTGAAAAAAGAACTGATGAAGCGCAACGAGCCCGTCTACGAAGCCGTCGCCTATCAAGGCACCGGCGTCTTCGAAACCCTGAAGGAAGTCGCCCGCCAAGTCCTGCTCGAACTCAAGCGCGGCTAA
- a CDS encoding regulatory protein RecX: MAFKRPARKDYTEESLYEYAIGALGRRMRSVAEMKRLMRPKVAHQEDGDRMVEAVIERLKQQKYLNDARYAETYSNNRKENQKFGRLRVTTDLKARGVHGDVIDAAMKTTYGDTDEVELAKKFVQRKRIKPLDPKDQKAAARIFRTLLRAGFSSRSAYRVLNGMKADAEILAALEAEAAEATETPENE, from the coding sequence GTGGCTTTCAAACGCCCAGCCCGTAAGGATTACACCGAGGAATCGCTGTATGAGTACGCTATTGGGGCGCTAGGCCGCCGGATGCGCTCCGTTGCTGAGATGAAGCGGCTCATGCGTCCGAAGGTGGCACATCAGGAAGACGGTGACCGCATGGTGGAAGCGGTCATCGAGCGGCTGAAGCAGCAAAAGTATCTCAACGACGCGCGCTACGCCGAGACGTATTCCAACAATCGAAAGGAAAATCAGAAGTTCGGGCGACTGCGGGTTACCACGGACCTGAAGGCGCGGGGCGTGCATGGCGATGTGATCGACGCCGCAATGAAAACGACCTATGGCGACACCGACGAGGTCGAACTGGCGAAAAAATTTGTGCAAAGGAAGAGGATCAAGCCGCTGGATCCGAAAGATCAGAAAGCTGCGGCGAGGATCTTCCGGACGCTGCTGCGAGCGGGATTCAGCAGCCGCAGTGCGTACCGCGTGCTGAATGGGATGAAGGCCGACGCCGAGATTTTAGCGGCACTGGAAGCGGAAGCCGCAGAGGCAACGGAGACACCGGAGAACGAATGA
- a CDS encoding VWA domain-containing protein, which translates to MKRIRPTLSLMLFLAALVGIAAAQADDQPVNQDDQNLPTFKSNVNVVNLFFNVKDKHGTLIPNLTKDEFQVFEDGKPQTIKYFNANTDLPLTLGILIDTSGSQRMVLPMEQDIGAAFLAEVLQKKDLAFVINFDLDADLVQDFTNSAHQLRVALNKVKINAPPCGGAPGLGGGPLPSSCRGGTVLYDAIYLAAEEKLKNEVGRKAMIVLTDGEDEGSRLKIHDAIESAQKADAIVYVLLIADRGFYGGFGYSGDHEMKKLAQETGGRMIEVGNNEKKVKEAFDQIAAEMRSQYNIGYTPTNRALDGSFRKLEIRTKEGYKIQTRAGYYAQKPKS; encoded by the coding sequence ATGAAACGGATTCGTCCGACACTGAGTTTGATGCTGTTTCTTGCAGCACTCGTCGGGATAGCGGCGGCCCAGGCGGACGATCAGCCGGTCAACCAAGACGACCAGAACCTGCCAACGTTTAAGTCGAACGTGAACGTGGTGAACCTGTTCTTCAATGTGAAGGACAAACACGGCACGCTCATTCCCAACCTGACGAAAGACGAGTTCCAGGTTTTCGAAGACGGCAAGCCCCAGACCATCAAGTACTTCAATGCGAATACCGATCTGCCGCTGACATTGGGAATATTGATTGATACGAGCGGCAGCCAGCGCATGGTGCTTCCGATGGAGCAGGACATCGGCGCAGCGTTCTTGGCGGAGGTCCTTCAGAAGAAGGACTTGGCGTTCGTGATCAACTTCGATCTGGATGCGGACCTGGTGCAGGACTTTACAAACTCGGCGCATCAATTGCGAGTGGCGCTGAATAAGGTGAAGATCAACGCACCTCCGTGCGGCGGGGCGCCAGGATTGGGCGGCGGGCCGTTGCCGTCATCGTGCCGAGGCGGCACGGTGCTGTATGACGCGATCTACCTGGCGGCGGAAGAGAAGCTGAAGAACGAGGTTGGTCGCAAGGCGATGATTGTCCTTACCGACGGCGAGGACGAGGGCAGCCGGCTGAAAATCCACGATGCCATTGAATCGGCGCAGAAAGCCGACGCAATTGTGTACGTGCTGCTGATCGCGGACCGGGGATTCTACGGTGGGTTCGGGTATAGCGGCGATCACGAGATGAAGAAATTGGCGCAGGAAACCGGCGGCCGGATGATCGAGGTCGGCAACAACGAAAAGAAGGTGAAGGAAGCCTTCGACCAGATCGCAGCAGAAATGCGCAGCCAGTACAACATTGGCTATACGCCGACGAACCGTGCTTTGGATGGCAGCTTCCGGAAACTCGAGATCCGGACGAAGGAAGGCTATAAGATCCAGACCCGCGCCGGGTATTACGCCCAAAAGCCAAAATCGTAG